Genomic window (Culex pipiens pallens isolate TS chromosome 3, TS_CPP_V2, whole genome shotgun sequence):
CGGAGGGCAGAACGCCACTTCAGCACTCTTCCGACGACACCTTTTGCgaaacaaaacacaacacatcaagcgaaaaatcaaatttcacgaCCTTTTTCTAGAAAACTCCACCTCTCTCCAAAAGAAAGCAATCACTCGCGACGACTCGACCACTTCCGCGACCCGCTCCGCAACTTCAACGCCACAAATATCGAAAAACAAACCGGTGCCACACGGTACACGTCCAACTCGACCGCCATCTTCTTCGCCACcaccattttggaaaagcttcaaattttgggcccaaacagtttatggcgcatgttttcgaatggctttttgtttgaaactgaattctttaaatttgatagtgttatctgtaaaatagtccaaaaaatacctctaaaaatggctttgaccacatttactggtcgaaaattgtgcatcgaaaaataaaatgttcgtctccgaccccacggctacagatctggcttttaaaaatggtgggttttacgagcggttttccagtgatggaagacacaaatttttaagagcggatacagacatcggccatgtatttcagaaaaagagctctcaaaaatcagactttgagttccgggtttcgggcgaaaattcaatcgaaagagcgcatctaaaccttcaatttagtaataggattttttcctgggacgaatcctcgccgtgcacgaatttttgtagatttctgaaaaaagcgtttttccaaaagcaaaccttaaacctttcttttgtaagaaaggcaaaaaacgaaaaacactaaaatcgctatatctctggaaatacattttggaaaagcttcaaattttgggcccaaacagtttatggcgcatgttttcgaatggctttttgtttgaaactgaattctttaaatttgatagtgttatctgtaaaatagtccagaAAATataatacctctaaaaatggctttgaccacatttactggtcgaaaattgtgaatcgaaaaaataaaatgttcgtctccgaccccacggctacagatctggcttttaaaaatggtgggttttacgagcggttttccagtgatggaagacacaaatttttaagagcggatacagacatcggccatgtatttcagaaaaaagagctctcaaaaatcagactttgagttccgggtttcgggcgaaaattcaatcgaaagagcgcatctaaaccttcaatttagtaataggattttttcctgggacgaatcctcgccgtgcacgaatttttttagatttctgaaaaaagcgtttttccaaaagcaaaccttaaacctttcttttgtaagaaaggcaaaaagtcaaacgctctcaaataaaagtgcggaatccaatcgatgtgaaatttgctgagaagtttgatcgagtcgtgaacactcagttagaaagataaatttaagtgaaattacaaataaatccttggggagaattattctgaatgaccccttaccttttttgagaaatttactctgtatataaagaaaaatcatacagctataacttttgaaccaaccgtctgatcaataccaaaatttactcgaatacaattcataccaaatgctttcgatcgagaatgggctgggactttgaatttgatgttcagtatatgattttgtataaatccacaaatttaataggacggctacagatctggcttttaaaaattgtgggttttacgagcggttttccagtgatggaagacacaaatttttaagagcggatacagacatcggccatgtatttcagaaaaagagctctcaaaaatcagactttgagttccgggtttcgggcgaaaattcaatcgaaagagcgcatctaaaccttcaatttagtaataggattttttcctgggacgaatcctcgccgtgcacgattttttttagatttctgaaaaaagcgtttttccaaaagcaaaccttaaacctttcttttgtaagaaaggcaaaaagtcaaacgctctcaaataaatgtgcggaatccaatcgatgtgaaatttgctgagaagtttgatcgagtcgtgaacactcagttagaaagataaatttaagtgaaattacaaataaatccttggggagaattattctgaatgaccccttaccttttttgagaaatttactctgtatataaagaaaaatcatacagctataacttttgaaccaaccgtctgatcaataccaaaatttactcgaatacaattcataccaaatgctttcgatcgagaatgggctgggactttgaatttgatgttcagtatatgattttgtataaatccacaaatttaataggaaaaaatagggtaaaaataaaacgaaaaacactaaaatcgctatatctctggaaatacattttggaaaagcttcaaattttgggcccaaacattttatggcgcatgtttttgaatggctttttgttcgaaactgaattctttaaatttgatagtgttatctgtaaaatagtccaaaaaatacctctaaaaatggctttgaccacatttactggtcgaaaattgtgcatcgaaaaataaaatgttcgtctccgaccccacggctacagatctggcttttaaaaatggtgggttttacgagcggttttccagtgatggaagacacaaatttttaagagcggatacagacatcggccatgtatttcagaaaaagagctctcaaaaatcagactttgagttccgggtttcgggcgaaaattcaatcgaaagagcgcatctaaaccttcaatttagtaataggattttttcctgggacgaatcctcgccgtgcacgaatttttttagatttctgaaaaaagcgtttttccaaaagcaaaccttaaacctttcttttgtaagaaaggcaaaaagtcaaacgctctcaaataaaagtgcggaatccaatcgatgtgaaatttgctgagaagtttgatcgagtcgtgaacactcagttagaaagataaatttaagtgaaattacaaataaatccttggggagaattattctgaatgaccccttaccttttttgagaaatttactctgtatataaagaaaaatcatacagctataacttttgaaccaaccgtctgatcaataccaaaatttactcgaatacaattcataccaaatgctttcgatcgagaatgggctgggactttgaatttgatgttcagtatatgattttgtataaatccacaaatttaataggacggctacagatctggcttttaaaaattgtgggttttacgagcggttttccagtgatggaagacaccaatttttaagagcggatacagacatcggccatgtatttcagaaaaagagctctcaaaaatcagactttgagttccgggtttcgggcgaaaattcaatcgaaagagcgcatctaaaccttcaatttagtaataggattttttcctgggacgaatcctcgccgtgcacgattttttttagatttctgaaaaaagcgtttttccaaaagcaaaccttaaacctttcttttgtaagaaaggcaaaaagtcaaacgctctcaaataaaagtgcggaatccaatcgatgtgaaatttgctgagaagtttgatcgagtcgtgaacactcagttagaaagataaatttaagtgaaattacaaataaatccttggggagaattattctgaatgaccccttaccttttttgagaaatttactctgtatataaagaaaaatcatacagctataacttttgaaccaaccgtctgatcaataccaaaatttactcgaatacaattcataccaaatgctttcgatcgagaatgggctgggactttgaatttgatgttcagtatatgattttgtataaatccaaaaatttaataggaaaaaatagggtaaaaataaaacgaaaaacactaaaatcgctatatctctggaaatacattttggaaaagcttcaaattttgggcccaaacattttatggcgcatgtttttgaatggctttttgttcgaaactgaattctttaaatttgatagtgttatctgtaaaatagtccaaaaaatacctctaaaaatggctttgaccacatttactggtcgaaaattgtgcatcgaaaaataaaatgttcgtctccgaccccacggctacagatctggcttttaaaaatggtgggttttacgagcggttttccagtgatggaagacacaaatttttaagagcggatacagacatcggccatgtatttcagaaaaagagctctcaaaaatcagactttgagttccgggtttcgggcgaaaattcaatcgaaagagcgcatctaaaccttcaatttagtaataggattttttcctgggacgaatcctcgccgtgcacgaatttttttagatttctgaaaaaagcgtttttccaaaagcaaaccttaaacctttcttttgtaagaaaggcaaaaagtcaaacgctctcaaataaaagtgcggaatccaatcgatgtgaaatttgctgagaagtttgatcgagtcgtgaacactcagttagaaagataaatttaagtgaaattacaaataaatccttggggagaattattctgaatgaccccttaccttttttgagaaatttactctgtatataaagaaaaatcatacagctataacttttgaaccaaccgtctgatcaataccaaaatttactcgaatacaattcataccaaatgctttcgatcgagaatgggctgggactttgaatttgatgttcagtacatgattttgtataaatccaaaaatttaataggaaaaaatagggtaaaaataaaacgaaaaacactaaaatcgctatatctctggaaatacattttggaaaagcttcaaattttgggcccaaacagtttatggcgcatgttttcgaatggctttttgtttgaaactgaattctttaaatttgatagtgttatctgtaaaatagtccaaaaaatacctctaaaaatggctttgaccacatttactggtcgaaaattgtgcatcgaaaaataaaatgttcgtctccgaccccacggctacagatctggcttttaaaaattgtgggttttacgagcggttttccagtgatggaagacacaaatttttaagagcggatacagacatcggccatgtatttcagaaaaagagctctcaaaaatcagactttgagttccgggtttcgggcgaaaattcaatcgaaagagcgcatctaaaccttcaatttagtaataggattttttcctgggacgaatcctcgccgtgcacgaatttttttagatttctgaaaaaagcgtttttccaaaagcaaaccttaaacctttcttttgtaagaaaggcaaaaagggaGAAAGTCTCGGAGAAATTGCATTTCTCACGGGTCCGCGGGCCCTTAAAAATGGGTACCCCTGGTTTTAAAATCAGTTCTAGTATgtaatttgaaaaggtcctataattaTCAGAGACCCCAAAGTTgaaaggattgaaaaaaaaaactctaaaattgttGAAGCGTTAAACAAACTAGGAAATTGAAAAtagtatccaggtttttacgaatggtgcacgcccgaaatgtcaaaatcgcgcagtggtaccaacactagaaaaaaaattgtggctcACATGTCATGGTacacttttttgtaatgttggtaccactgtttgattttgacatttcggtcgtgcaccattcgtaacgtcatactcacaaaaagaaaatcTGGATAGAAAAAGATATTATTACAGTATAGACATCAGACATCAAATCACCatcaaatcacattttttttgtagttttgaaacagatatcaataattaaataattttgaatggaCATCTAATAAACCTGAAAAAAACGCGTTTAaacaaagtaaaacaaaaaggACAAGATGTGATACGCTTCTAGGAAAATGAGAATAAGCAattcatattttataatttattcttTTGGTTCACTTTCAGTAAAATCCTTAAAATGTTTTACACATATtccattggaaaaaaaaaactcttcaaaaaGCTTCTTATATGAATCACAACATGGGTTTCGCACTAAAATAGAAACATCCCAGCGTTCACTACATTCTATAATACACATCTCTTTCTCCTCATCTTTTTTTCACACTCTCATAGGAATTCTACACTCTCACCTTAATCTCTAATTGACTCGATTAGTTGCCACCTTAAAGCTATCTCCTGCCACAGCAGGATTCTCTCTCCtctttctttgtttttggtatccatataaatatatatataaaattctgGTTCTCCTGTTTCGGCATGCCCTATATTGATTtcaatcaattattttaaaaataaatagccCTGACATGGTTCTCGCGTGAAATCGTACGTTTAAAAAGATCCTGTACACATGTGATGTCCGTTTGTTGATTTCCTTTTTGGATTGATTGATAATCTTGTTTACGTTTTAAAGCTTGTTTACAGTTGAAATACGACTTTGGCGAATGGCTTTTCCCGCGCGCGGGATAAAGGCATTTGTGATCTATCATTTCGTTAATTTGGTAAATTTACAGTCACCAGCATCCTCATCCCATATGGTCTAGTGGCTAGGATATCTGGCTTTCACCCAGaaggcccgggttcgattcccggtatgggaaagatttttttttattgagggggaggggggacaATTTTAGCAGGCCATTTCGGCACCCCAAGGCCGGTACGGCTTGGaggagttgttgttgttgtagttgGCCGCGGCCGccgcagcagcggcagcgctgTACCCGTGGGTCGAGCTGCTCACCGGATACTGCGGGTTGCCGTAGCCGACGTCGGGCCGGTTTGGCGGGTGCAGCGAGTTTGAGATGTCGGTGTAGGTGCGCTGCTCGCCGGACGAGTTGCCACTTCCGGTGGACTGggactgttgctgctgctgttggacgTTGTCGTGCTGGCTCGTGTACAGGTCGGTGGTGGAACCTGTTGCGCCGTACGCCAGGTGGTCGTGGCCGGCGATGGTGGCCACCTGTGGAATGTAGGGTGCCGTCGAGGAGGACGCACTTTGGGGAGCGTAATTTTGGTGGTAGTAGCTGGTGGCGGCGTGCGGAGCGTAGGCCGCAGGTGTGTAGGAGCCGGCCGCGGAACCACCGTGCGACCACGCCGGACTAGTGGCGGTGGCCTTGGTGGTCAGCTCACGCTGGGTGGCGAAGCACTGCAGGTGGGACATGAGGCGCAGACGGAGCGGGTCCTGCACGTCCATGCCCTCGATCGTGACCAGATAGCGGGCCACCTCGGCCACGCACTCCCGGAAGCCGATGATGTGGTAATCCATGGCGAAACGCTGCGGGTCATAGCTGGCATCGTCAAGGCCTGAAAGGTGGAGAAAAGAGATGGTTTTGTTAGTAACAGTATTTCTACTTCGAATGACATGTTGTTTAAGCGATGTGTAAGCGTTAAGAGGAGCTGTACGCGAAATTGCCTACCGGTAGGCGCTTTCCAATCAAGAAactgccaaaataatgaccGCGCGGCACCTTTCTAAGCActtcaataaaataataacGTAATAATCCTACTTAACAGGTCTCAATCTACCCATAAATATCAATTTCGTCCCTCTCTGTTTCTCCCATTTGAATACCGTGTCAATTCTAACTTTTCCACGTTCCCACGAAACGGAACCAACCAAACCGAAACCCAAAACTATGTGCTTaaggcacacacacacgcacgcataTATTTGCTCACTGGTCCGAATCGCCGACATCATCCAGATATTCCGAGGAGGgggaagcaaaacaaaaaaaaagctaaatatcTCATGCATATTCCCCCTTTGCTATATTTTTCAGGGAGCATTTTTATTCTCGTGTTTTTGCCCTCTCCCTCTCTCCAGTAGCAATTGCATCGTTCGTCCCGTTCTAGCCGATTCCCACCAAAGTTCCGCGACTAGAAACCATGGGAAGAAGGGTGGAAGTCGATTCTCGCCACGTTAATGTTTTGATGATGATTTCACATATCAGACAATATGTAATGTATTAACAGGAGTTTTTTAAGGGGGTGGAGGCGCCCTTTCCAAAAGGGACTGCGGCGATCCGGAACCGCCGAAAGGACCTTGGTGGTTGAGGAAACCGTGGGAGAACCGCTTTTGACGGACCTCGCCGGAGGAACGAGGATAAATACCGATAATGggccactttttttttgatttctctaACCCTTTTTGATGGGTTTTTGACGGGTGCGGTCAAATTTAATCAACTTTTCTCATGGGAGTGTGCGGATTTTGCTGAATGAATCGGCAAACGGGGATCAATGGTTCCCCGAAGGGGAGCGCGCTAATCTCGGCAGAAGCGGCTAATTGACTTGAAATTAGTCTGGGAACCTTGAGACACGCTACTGGGTCATTAGGgcgttttggagattttttttacaagaaaatTGGTTTCATTCATAAGAATGTTGTTTTGCGTGATAATTTGTTGGCGAAGCATTTGAATTTGACAggttcttttttctccgtgcaaccAAGGGAAAACGTCAAGTGACTGTTCAGTTTGTCAACATGCCGTGAAAAGTAGTGCAACAACTTTTGGACATTCTGTAGAATTTCTTCGAAAAACACGTGTTTGCAAAGAGAAATAGTGCAATAATTTGTTATGCGAATAAGTTTTGGAAGGTTTAAAGGGGTTGAGAGTGGGTAATTTGGCCTAACTTTTCTGCACCCTCAGCAAATGTCAATCCCATATAAACTTGTTGCCAGGTCTTTTCCGGAACAGGATCCTAACAGAATGAACTTAACAAAATGGGAAGTTACGTTTTTTCTGTATCCTTACAAAAAGGATTCcgtaatgtttttttaacatcCGTTCCCAAACCCCATTACCGAATTATCCTCTCCTAAATTCCAAACCCTTTACACCCTTAACTTGTCAAAGGACCCCACCCACCTAGCGGAACCCATTCATAACTCTTCCTTGAAAGTTCCGGAACAATAACGCAACTAAAAAACACTCCTCTTCCCTCAACAAGTCCCGGTACTCGAGGCAAGAGTGTCGAACCAAAACTTTGCCCTCCCTTCCTCGCCCTCCACTTCATCGGCCAAGTTGACAAGGGTCCTTGTCGCCGTCGTCGTGGGTCGTGGGAACAAGGATACCGGATGTATTAAGTTCCTCTTCCCATCGTGGCATGATGGATAGCCGTTCTAGTAGCGGGTTCTACCTGATAAACATCTCCTGCTTCGACGAACGGTGACGAAGAGGACGAAGGAGGACAAATTTATGGACGGAGAAAAAGTCAATGCGGGTCCTGCGGGTCGCGCGGAATAACGTCGAAGACGTTAATTATGTTACAAGTTTCTCTGTTCGCTTCGAGGAAGACACTTGAGGGTCCTCCAACTGGTCAGCCCATATGGTTCGCAGCTTCCTCAAATTTTAAACCTGAATCTTGGGACAAAGTGTCAAATTTCTTCACGGTAATTACCTCGAGCGTGCAGTGTCTTCAGATGGTCCACCGTGAGCTGCAGGATTTCGGCCTTTTCCAGCTTGGCCGAGCCCTGCTTCTCGTACGCGCTGGGGACGAGCCGTTTCAGCTCGGTGAGGGACGAGTTGATCCGGTCGCGGCGCTTCTTCTCGATGACTCCGCGCCGTCGCTTCCGACTCTGCAGCTGACAGCTGTCCGTGCCGCCAGGTGAGGTGCTGTGCGTGGGAAAAAAAAACGGAGAGGAACCGAAATTAGTCACATGAAAAAAGTGCAAGGAGTTGGTTGGGGGGAAGTTTGTAACATAATATATGACTTCGTTTTTTTCCATTCCGTTACACACTCCTGAGCTGTGCGAACACTTGGAATGGGGAGTTCTCGGAGCAGGTTCTCACGGCCAATGATAAGGGCACGTATGCGAGACTTGCCGGTGCGGAAAGacaatttcgctttgtttgcaTATTCTTCGCAAGAAGCGTTGTCGAAGACTTGGCCAATGTTTGGATTCAATTTCGAGTTGGGAAAATATATGGAAAATAAGTAGGTGGCAGAATGATTGAAGATGGCTTTTGGATTGACTTTTTCTTATCTAGATTATTGCTTTTTTTAGGTGATTTATTTCGTTTATCTGGACAATTTACAAGACTATGATCTATATCTATGAACagtgaaataaaaaacatttatcaATTTGCCGAATTATTTTGTTAGAACCGAAATATCCGGAAAAATTGTCTctgttataattttaaattattacatttttatgctccttcattttttcaaagcgagatattttttagtttaagcttttctatccAATTACTTTTATatgcacattttttaaatttattcccaTGTCTGGGGTGAATCAGAGCAAATGGGCCGAATCGGGACAGctgttttattattgtttttgcaCAATACTGAAATATTCGTGATTAGTTTAGATTGGAACAAAGACTTAGTCAGACAAACTAAGCATTAAAGTTAACGGTTCTTTGTTTGTTACTAtcattttaaattcattatgtataattaataataaataaataaatataaatttcgtAGATTTtagaaaagaaacaaaaaatgtatatattttgaaaaattgtttggcTTTTGAAAGGAATGCCGAATCCAAATGAATGTTTTTCTagtattcacaaaaaatcttttttacgatttcaacaaaaattaagatataattaagtaattttattataataaagAATTTTAATCATTAGCAATAATTCATCATAAGAATTGGaggtataaaattttaaaaataattgaaaacatatttttttcttattttagcaGGTTTGTTTCATGACATAATAAAATCGAGATAAAGACATaaatcactaaatttgaactcaacaaaaaaaatattttgtttggcttacgaaaaattatacatttaaatgttttgatagCAAAGTatttagaaaaatcgttaagGAAAAGAGTtgcattaacaaaaaaaagattagttttgttatttttagaaaactgTTTTTCGACTAGCAGTCTAGCAAGTTTCGTTTTGGTTGTAATTTATTTGTGttatttaagtactttaaacaaaattttaactatTCTGTaaggtttttaagtttttttttctgtatggtataagttttttggttgttttgtagatagaacaaataaattgatttgaacGTTTCTAGAGGCGTTAGCTTAATCGttagtttgcaaaaaaaaattaacccaacAAAACAAATCTACTCACTGTTCCTTGGACGACTCCTCCGAGTACAGCTCGTCGTCGGACAGCGATTCCGACAGTGTCCGCTTGAGTCCCCGCGTGGTAACTCCCACTCCATCGCCCCCCTTGGACGAGGGTGGCGTCCACGTGTTGTTGTTATGATGCTGGAGCtgttgctgctggtggtggtgctgctgctgttggtgctGACTGTTGGGCGTCGATGTGGCCATCGGAACCACGCCGCCGGCCACCGTCGAGTAACCCCAGTGGAGCGGGGTGGcgtggtgatgatgatggtggtgatCCATTGTTTAGTTATATTCGATATGTCACTTGTAAACTGTTTTCACTTTCACTTTTGTTTTTCGAGACTTGCAAATTTTTTCGCAAAGTGTCAAACACTTGTGTTCGGCGCGCGCGGCCTGCTTTGTTTTCGCTAGCTGGACTTGGACTCCGGGGTTTTCCGGTTTTTCTTTGGCGAGCGGTGCACACGTGACTTGTCGTGTGCAACAACGACGTCCGACTGATTTAATGACGTATGCCAACGACACACTCTTGGCCGTTCGCCGGTCGGGTGGTGGGCTGCTGCCGGCAATGTTTACTACGACGCGCGATGTTTATCGGCCGCGAGGGGTGCCAGAACGGGACAAAGCAACGCCAAACCCACTGGCGCGAGCGAGAGGCGACGACGTTGTTTACGTTTTCGCTCTCTGCGGGAGAGAGAGTCCTGCGGGTGGTTGCACTCAGCGGTCCTTTGGAAAGCAACAACCAAAATAAAGCAGTGGGAGAGAGCGTTTTAGATGAATCTTGGTGGTGGGGGAAGTCATTCTGGTAGCGAACCCGTTCATGAATTACCCCCACTCTTTCCGCTCAACACACTTTCAAGTGAACCAAGCGTTCATTTCCAGAGAGCGAACCAAACCTGACCTTCTTGAGTAACACGTGCTGCGGCAACGGTCGGGAGCGTGGCCCGCAAGAGTGAAAGAGATGGCGCGCGCCCGGGTTGTGTTGCTGTTGCAGATCATCATATCCGCAAGTGGCGCGCGTTTCGGTCACGTGTGGAGCCGACGACCGGCGGCCGTCCTCGGCGGTGGATCCACTGACTGGGTGGCACGTGTGGGTCGGTCGATGCATGGTTTTTGGCGAATGGACCACCGTGGATCAACAAGTGACGTGACCTTGAACTAGATTTTGTGGCAGGTGGCAGGGTGGGGTTTGGCGAGGTCAGTAACATAAAAATTTAGCAGacgaaatcaacattttttatagTGAAAAAACaacaagatttttgaatattaggAATTAAATATTGTTCTATGCAtgctatttattatttttaataatttttatgtaTTCTTTCTGCTAACTCTCTGGAGAGAAAAAGTGGGGGTCAGTATTTTATGTGTAACTTTCTTTCTGATTGATTCTGACCATATAGTACAGTTTAGTCCAAATCATCAAAACTATCAGAAAATCTTTTGAAGATACAGGTTTAAGAATATTAGCGAAGCTCTTTTATATGGAAAACTCCTAGAATTGTATGATGCTTGATAGAAtttcaatacagtccagactcgattatccgaattttgAATGCGAATGAAGAACCTAAAataaaagaagtcattttttttttttaatattcagaacaagagttgctcaaaatgatgaACActggaaaatagaaaaaaaacatatcgaaaaaaatgtgggcaGTACAATTTTAAGTGTTTGCACAACTGAATttataaactttaaataaaacacatataaataacaattttgtcttcaatttgaagaaaaaagaaagtTGTAAACAATTGATCAgctatttaagaatatttttggacgaaataaaacaaaaggtattgatacttttcataaaattcgaaaaaatacttaaaaatagttTGAGCTCGAAAGTGGTGCAATAtgctttttattaaaatttaatttatgttttttccgATTGTAAAATCTTTTTTACATCCAAtcctgatttttgaaattttaacgagtgtttttttcaaaatttttaaaaaatactatttttttaagaatttttataaacttgTCTGAAATAAAAACATCCGTCAGACACTATAGCTCAACAATTGGCACGGTTGGTCTCGTCAAGTATATAAAAGATATAAATAAACGGAAGTTTGTCAATATCGAATTGCTTATATTATACACTATATTATATTTTTGCTACTCAACTCTAACCTTGACGAGGGActacttcaaaaaataaaacgcatTTGGAAATTTTACGGCAAAGCCCGAGTAGTGATGAGTTGATAAGTTCATtacaaatatttatcaaagttGTTTCTCCCacctttcaatatttaaaaaaagctgtTTCATTTAGTTTTCAACGAATAATCCAAATggatgtattttaatttgttggatttttatgaatttttagacATTCTTCAAGCTTTTGACAGTAACAAAACTTGTTCTTAAATTATTTGTGTCCTCTCCCTTTTCACCAACCTTATTCGTGGAaaagaatattcaaaattatttgtaattattgaacaaataaattaaaatcgcaAAAATCCTAAAGAAATCCAAAAACTCCGTTTCGTTTGCCGTATCGTCTGGACAGGTGCGTTACACCGATTCTCCTTTGCGTGGG
Coding sequences:
- the LOC120425489 gene encoding hairy/enhancer-of-split related with YRPW motif protein is translated as MDHHHHHHHATPLHWGYSTVAGGVVPMATSTPNSQHQQQQHHHQQQQLQHHNNNTWTPPSSKGGDGVGVTTRGLKRTLSESLSDDELYSEESSKEHTSPGGTDSCQLQSRKRRRGVIEKKRRDRINSSLTELKRLVPSAYEKQGSAKLEKAEILQLTVDHLKTLHARGLDDASYDPQRFAMDYHIIGFRECVAEVARYLVTIEGMDVQDPLRLRLMSHLQCFATQRELTTKATATSPAWSHGGSAAGSYTPAAYAPHAATSYYHQNYAPQSASSSTAPYIPQVATIAGHDHLAYGATGSTTDLYTSQHDNVQQQQQQSQSTGSGNSSGEQRTYTDISNSLHPPNRPDVGYGNPQYPVSSSTHGYSAAAAAAAAANYNNNNSSKPYRPWGAEMAC